The DNA segment ATCAAGCGTCTGAGCTAAATCCAAGGCCTGTTGCCCAACCTGCTCAGCAGTCCGATAATCCGCTGCTGCATTGAAATGGCTGGCGAGCGCAATCGTCAAGCGCATCAGCAGGCGTTGTTGCTGGAGGCTGGTTGGTTGACGTTGAATCTGGGTGATGCTGGTTTGCAGCACGCGAATCGCCTCGTGATACAAGCCTAAAAGATCATAGAGTTGCGATAAACCTGCCAGACTTGCATGCACCAAATGGGTTGCGCTATGTTCAACCGCCCAAAGCCAAGCCTGACGAATATTATCAAGATCGTCGCGTAACAGCCGAACGCTCGCTTGTGGTTGCGAGCCACTGAGCGCCGAAGTATGCCGCCGAAGCATGGCCAAGTAGTAAATACTATGGCGTTTTGCAGTCGTTACAGCGGTAGTCGGCATCCGTTGCAATTGTTCATGGGCATAGCGTTGAATCAAACGATGGATCATCGCGCGGCCTGTATGCTGGGTTAGCCAACTTTTATCGATCAGCTCGCGAATGGTCAGCCGCGAAACTGCGCAAATACTGCGCATCGCCGTGAGCGACCAACTGCCCCGAAACAAACTAGCCTGACTGAGCACGCGCTGTTCGTGGCGCGAAAGCAAGCGCCACGAGCCATCAAATACTGCTCGCATGCTGCGATGACGGTCAGGCAAATCACGCACGCTGGTTTGCAGAAAATCCATATCCTGCTCAATCGCCGTGGCGATTTCATCCAACCCAAGATAGTGCACCCAACGAGCGGCCAGTTCAATTGCCAATGGATTACCATCAAGCATGCGACAAATTCGATCGATCCATTCCAAGCTGGCAGCATCGACCAAGGTTTGACTGGTAGCGTTGGTTCCATGTGCCAGAAATAATTGGGCACTGGCTGCGAATGTTTGATCAGCATGTGCCAACGCCAAGCCATGCAGTTGCACCCGCTGCTCAGCTTGAATATTGAGTGGTTCGCGTGAAGTTACCAGCACCACCACATGCGGGCAAGCATCCAGAATTGCTTGTACATGCAGCGCCTCGTGCACCAAATGCTCAAGATTATCCAACACCAATAAGACCGAGCGCTGACCAAGGTAATGCAGCAAGGCTGCTTGGGGCGTGTGCAATTGTTGCGATAAGCCCAGCGTCGTCGCGATGGTTGCGCTGATCCGATGGTGATCGGAAGCGAGCGCTTCGCCAGCACTACCCGCAAAACTCACAAACCATACAGCATCGAAGGCCGCTTGGGCAGCATGAGCATAGGCCAAGGCTAGCGTCGTTTTGCCGATGCCCCCCAAGCCGAGCAATGTCACCAAACGTTGCTGTTTTTGCTCAATCAAGCTGTGCAAGAGCGCTAATTCATGAGTTCGGCCAATCAATGGTTTGCTTCGTTCAGGCAAGGTTTTTAGGGTTGGATTAGGCTGAGGCAGAGCGGTCGAAGTTGTGATTAAACGCTGATAAAGCGCTTGGGTCTCCGAATCAGGGCCAATCCCCAGCTCGCGCTCAAGCGTTCGTTGGCAGAGCAAATACTGTTCGCGTAGCATACTCTGATGGCCCAACTCGGCAAAACTAATCATTAAGCGCCGATGAGCCTGCTCATGCCAAGGTAAATGCAGCAATTGGGCGGTTGAAAGCCGCTGAACCTCATGAAAATCGCGCATTCGCAGGGCATGCTCGGCTAAAACATCGTAGGCCAGCAGCAGTTGTTGATGTCGCGCCTCGCGCTGACGTTCCAGCCAAGCATCAAAGCCACTACTCGCCTCAATCGCAAAGGGAGTCAACAAATCGCCCTGATACAACCCAACCGCGCTCGTTAATTGTTCAATACAAGCAACGCAAATCACCTCATGCTCATGGTTATGGGTGTGATAGGCAGCGATTGCTTGATCAAACCGCCAGACATCAACCTTCAATTCGGGCCATGCTTGGGCTTGCAGCACAATTCGCGCCCGATCTGCCACCAACAACGGTGCACGCTCAGGCAAGGCCTGATACAACGGATGCAGGCTTTGTTGTAATTGCGAGAAGGTTACGCGCAAATTGGTGCGAGCTTTGCTACTCGAATAATCTTCCCAAAGCAAGCTTGCCAGCTCATCACGCGCCCACTGGCGACGCGGATCAAGCCAGATAATCGCCAAAAGTGCGCGAACTTTATTCGAGCGAAATTGCAGCGGTTGATCGTTGAATGTGGCACGCACAAGGCCAAAAAAGCAAAACTGCATGATCCATGTCCTTCGGTGATTACGGATTGACTACGCTCGGACGCTAAGCTGCATTCTTAAAAAATTTGGGTGCATGCCCTCACCCCGAATTTATTCAAAACCGATTCTTGAACACTGGAGGATACCCCTGATGAACACACGACCACAAGCCCCGCAATCAAGCGCCCATGAACCAAACACGCGCACATTTGGCCACGATTGGCAGACCGATTTTAGCCGTCAGCTGGTTGATTATCGCGAGTTCACGCTGGGCAATCCACGACGCGATGGTATTCCACCGATCGATCAGCCGCAATTTGAGTCGATTGATCAAGCCAATGGTTGGCTCAGCCCTGATGATCCTGTTTTAGTCGTATCCAACCAGCAGCACATCACAATCTACCCGCTGCAAATCTTGATGTGGCATGAAATTGTGAACGATTGGCTTGGCCAGCTGCCAATTGCCGTGACCTTTTGCCCATTATGCAATATTGGTGTTGTGTTCGAGCGCCAAATTGCCGACCAACGATTAACCTTTGGCGTTTCAGGTTTGCTACGCAAAAGTGATTTAGTAATGTGGGACCGGCAAACCGAATCGTTGTGGCAACAAGCAACGGGCTTGGGTTTGGTTGGCCATTTTGCCGGAAGCCAACTCCAAATGCTGCCAAGCCTCTTGGTTGCATGGCAGATTGCCCGTGAGCAAACCCCGACCAGCCGTGTGCTATCGCGTCAAACTGGCTTTCGGCGCAGCTATGGCCAAAATCCTTATATTGCCTACGATCAACAAACCACTCCATGGCTACTACAACAACGCCCCAATCCTCAACTACCAGCGCTGGAACGGGTGGTTGGTTTGGTGCTTGGTAACGCTGCGCTCGCTTATCCCTTCAGTATTTTAGCACGTCGGCTGGTGATTAACGATCACTATCTGGATACTTCGATCGCAATTTTCTATCAAGCAGGCATGGCTTCGGCGGTCGATGCTGCCACCATCGCCCAATCGCATGCAACTGGAATGGGCACGGCTTGGCTGCGCCAATTAGATGGCATGCTGCTGAGCTTTGAATGGCGTGAGCAAGCGATTTACGACCACCAAACCAACAGTCGTTGGGATATTAGCGGGCGAGCGCTAGCAGGCCCACTGCAAGGGCGACAACTTAGCCCAATTATTCATGGCAACCATTTTTGGTTTGCCTTCGCAGCATTGATTGGTGAGCAAACCCAAACCCTGCGGCTCTACTCCGATATTGATGCGCTGGATACGGTTTGATTACGCTCACACCCTATGCTTACCGCAGTGAAACCTTTGGAGGAAAATTAATGGCTATTTCGCTCAAAATACTTAGCGGTTTGCTCATGGCAGCGCTGTTGATCACCATCATGCAGCATCCCAAAGCTCAAGCAGTTCCAGCCGCCACAATTGAGTTTGATCCGGTGGTAACTTATCCCACAACCGGCAGCGGGGCATTTGTGGCAACTGGCGATTTCAATCGCGATGGCGTGGCTGATCTCGCGGCAACCTCACGAGCCACCAATGAAATTAATGTGTTACTTGGCAATAGTG comes from the Chloroflexota bacterium genome and includes:
- a CDS encoding DUF3179 domain-containing protein, with translation MNTRPQAPQSSAHEPNTRTFGHDWQTDFSRQLVDYREFTLGNPRRDGIPPIDQPQFESIDQANGWLSPDDPVLVVSNQQHITIYPLQILMWHEIVNDWLGQLPIAVTFCPLCNIGVVFERQIADQRLTFGVSGLLRKSDLVMWDRQTESLWQQATGLGLVGHFAGSQLQMLPSLLVAWQIAREQTPTSRVLSRQTGFRRSYGQNPYIAYDQQTTPWLLQQRPNPQLPALERVVGLVLGNAALAYPFSILARRLVINDHYLDTSIAIFYQAGMASAVDAATIAQSHATGMGTAWLRQLDGMLLSFEWREQAIYDHQTNSRWDISGRALAGPLQGRQLSPIIHGNHFWFAFAALIGEQTQTLRLYSDIDALDTV
- a CDS encoding tetratricopeptide repeat protein — translated: MQFCFFGLVRATFNDQPLQFRSNKVRALLAIIWLDPRRQWARDELASLLWEDYSSSKARTNLRVTFSQLQQSLHPLYQALPERAPLLVADRARIVLQAQAWPELKVDVWRFDQAIAAYHTHNHEHEVICVACIEQLTSAVGLYQGDLLTPFAIEASSGFDAWLERQREARHQQLLLAYDVLAEHALRMRDFHEVQRLSTAQLLHLPWHEQAHRRLMISFAELGHQSMLREQYLLCQRTLERELGIGPDSETQALYQRLITTSTALPQPNPTLKTLPERSKPLIGRTHELALLHSLIEQKQQRLVTLLGLGGIGKTTLALAYAHAAQAAFDAVWFVSFAGSAGEALASDHHRISATIATTLGLSQQLHTPQAALLHYLGQRSVLLVLDNLEHLVHEALHVQAILDACPHVVVLVTSREPLNIQAEQRVQLHGLALAHADQTFAASAQLFLAHGTNATSQTLVDAASLEWIDRICRMLDGNPLAIELAARWVHYLGLDEIATAIEQDMDFLQTSVRDLPDRHRSMRAVFDGSWRLLSRHEQRVLSQASLFRGSWSLTAMRSICAVSRLTIRELIDKSWLTQHTGRAMIHRLIQRYAHEQLQRMPTTAVTTAKRHSIYYLAMLRRHTSALSGSQPQASVRLLRDDLDNIRQAWLWAVEHSATHLVHASLAGLSQLYDLLGLYHEAIRVLQTSITQIQRQPTSLQQQRLLMRLTIALASHFNAAADYRTAEQVGQQALDLAQTLDIPQQIAACLLQIGIAQRNYGLFAAAEQSLQRSIAIAKPLPLKQVYAHALRSLGFLAYLQGNYSVALRYHEQALAFYRLLHDQRSINLAQNTLALIALAKGDHQPAWEQLAAVLTPCQAIEDGWGEALTLNNLGAVVHAQGDSVRAIDYYQKALSIRQRIGDRWGEGISLSNLAAAWHEQADYQTAYQIAIQAIQHTTAIHDLPTKAYALTTLSQILRVLGDQAGSITARSEAATLRTQLGQAHLLA